Sequence from the Thermocaproicibacter melissae genome:
GAATACTTCAACAGTCAGGGTGTGGACATCAAGGTCATTTCAGGCGACAATCCCACCACGGTTTCACGCATTGCGCAGCGGGCAGGCCTGAAAAATGCGCAAAACTTCGTGGATGCTTCCAAATTGAAAACCCAAGCGGAACTCAGGGAGGCTGCGGAACGCTACACCGTGTTTGGCCGCGTCACGCCGAAGCAGAAGCTCGAGCTTGTGAAAGCACTGAAGGCGAAAAAGCACACGGTAGCCATGACGGGCGACGGCGTCAACGATGTTCCGGCGCTCAAGGAAAGCGATTGCAGCATCGCGATGGCATCCGGCAGCGACGCCGCACGCACGGTTTCAAACGTAGTCCTGCTCGATTCCGATTTTGCCAGCATGCCGCGCATTGTGAATGAGGGCCGCCGCTGCATCAACAACCTGCAGCGCTCCGCTACACTGTTCCTGGTAAAAGCGATTTTCTCGGCGCTGACCTCCGTCATCTTCATTTTCTTTGCCTGCAACTTCCCGTTCCAGCCGATTCAATTCACGCTCATCAATGCTGTCGCCATTGGCATTCCGTCGTTTTTCCTCGGCCTCGAGCCGAACCGAGACCGCCTGCACGGGAAATTCAGCCACAATGTCATGCGCAACTCACTGCCCGGAGCTTTGACGCTTACTTTCTGCATCTTAACGCTGTCCGCCATGTCTTTGCTGTTCCATTTCTCCGACGAGGAGCTCTCCACGCTTGCAGTTCTACTGGCAGGTTTTATTGAACTGATGATTCTGTTCCGCGTATGCTATCCGTTCAACATCATGCACATAGTCCTGTTTAGTTCGATGTGCACCATTTTCGTGCTTGCCCTGGCGCTATTCCCCACGTTCTTTGAGATAACCCCAATCACGTTCCCGATGATACTCGTGCTGGTCATGATGATAACACTGGCACTTTTCCTGATGCCGGCACTGATACACCTGTTCAATCGCATCATCTTTCGGAAAATCAATTACTGACAAGCCCGATTTTTCGGAAGTAAGCCTCGCTGGAGATGCCGGACGGCCTCAGAAAACACCCTAAGGAAAAAAGGCAGTCTGGGTCTCTCGTAATGTAGTTCATTTTCTCCAAGCATGTAAATGTCGCCTGAAAGCCCATTTCCCGCAGAATCGAATCGGAGCAGTCACTTACAGCTCCGAACGGGTAGACAAATGCAGTCGGCCGGAACCCGGTGTTTAACTCCAGCTCCGTCTGCATCTTTCCCACATCATTCTGCAGGATATCTTTGTAGGCCTGAAAATCTTCCCCCCAGCACTTCTGCGCTCCGAGGCGTCCCTTGGTGGTGTGGAGGTTGTAGCTGTGGTTCTGGAACTCCACAAGGCCGGAAGACATCATCTCCGTAATCTGGTCCCAAGTCAGGTAGGAATAGCTGGGGTGACCGGAATCTTTCTTTGAAAATTGATCCGTATAAGAACCAACCGGCGCAATGATAATCTTTGCGCCGTATTTTTTTGCCAGCGGGTAAGCATAAGTATAATTGTTATAGTACCCGTCATCGAAAGTCAGCATAATCGGCTTTGCAGGGAGCGGGGTGCCTATTTTGACATATTGAATCAAGTCCTGTACGTTGACAGTCTGGTATCCGTTTTCTTTCAAATAGTGCAAATCTCCTTCAAACTCATCGGGTGAAATGACATATTTGCCGAGACGTTTTTGCTCCTTCAGCATACTGTGGTACATAAGGACCGGAAGCTTGATGCTGCCAGCGGGAACATCTGTGGGGGCAGCGGAAGCATCTACGGCGGAAGCATTCACGGCAAAAGCAACCCCAGTACAGATTAAAACGGCGACGGCAGTGCAGACTGCCAGAACGGTACGGCTGATGCGAAACGAAACAAACATAACAATACCCGCCTCCCATCTAAAGATATGGTCAGGCGGGTATTCTCATGCCTAGCTGAAATTTCAGGTAACACCTCTTAGGTCAAACGGCGGAATAAACGATTTGCTTGCGGATTCACGCTCCTGAATATAACCGTCAAGACCCAGCTCAAACAGACGGTTCTGCACCTTCTCATATTCCCTCGCGGTGATTCTGCGCCCTAAGGGAGGAAAATCGGCGGCTTTGCCGCACGGAACATACTGCGCCATCACGCTGACGGGCACCCCGTCCGGCAGGTTCGCGGCAAGCCAGTCCAAAACCGCAATCGAATTTTTGGTATGCCCCGGCAGAATGAGGTGCCGCACCACGGTTCCCCGCTGCATCATGCCTGCCTCGTCATAGACCGCAGGCCCGGTCTGGCGCACCATTTCGAGAATCGCCGCCTTCGCCGTTTCGGGGTAATCCGGCGCACCGGAAAGCGACGCCGCCAACTCCGGTTGTATGTACTTAAAATCCGGAAGGTAAATATCCACATAGCCTTCCAGCATGCGGAGGGTCTCCAGTGTTTCGTATCCGCCGCAGTTGTAAACCACTGGCACAGACGGTTTGCGAATCGAAAGCGCTTCTAGGATGGCTGGGACAAAATGCGTCGGTGTTACGAGATTGATATTATGTGCGCCCTGTTCCTCCAGCTTCTGAAAGATTTCGGAAAGCTCTTTCGGCGTAACCCGTTTTCCCACTTCTTTGACTGTGCTGATGGAATAGTTCTGGCAAAAGACGCACCCAAGCGGGCACCCGGTGAAAAAGACGGCGCCGGAACCGCGTGTTCCGCTGATGCAAGGTTCCTCCCAGAAATGCAGCGCCGCGCGCGCAATTACGGGGTCTGTACCCATTCCGCACCTTCCGCTGCCGCTCTCCGCTGTACGGCGGGCTCCGCAGCGGCGCGGGCAAAGCGTGCAGGCTTCTTGAATCATGCTTCCGCCTCCTCGGTCAGTGCAAGGAAGGCAGCAAGGCCGCCCCGTTTTCCGCCGGTCGCGCGGTGCGAGAACAGCAGGTTGGAATTGCACTTCGTGCAGATTTCCGCCACCGTAATGGAAGAAGCCTTCAGCCCCGCACGCATCAGGATACGGCGGTTTGTCTCCCAAAGATCAATGTGAAACTTCCCGTTTCCGTCGTCGTGAATCAATTCCTGCGGGTTTAAATCCGTCAGCTGCGCAAACGCATCGCGAACAGGAGCATCCACCTCAAAGCAGCACGGCCCGATGGAGGGGCCAATCCCCGCCAGCATATCCTGCGGGCGGCTGCCGAACTCGCGCGTCATTGCCTCTACGGCCGCAGAGGCAATCCGTGCCACCGTTCCGCGCCACCCCGCATGGGCAAGCCCAACGGCGTGCTTTACCGGGTCCAAGAGGAAAATCGGAACGCAGTCTGCATAATGGGTGACAAGCGTAACACCCGGCTCATTGGTAATCAGCCCGTCTACGCTCTGCATATCCTTCGGCTTCCAAATTCCGATGCCGCAATGCTCTTTCCCCACGCGGCGAATGTTTGTATGATGATCCTGTGCGGACGAAACAAGCGAATTGAAATTGAAACCGACTGCGTTGCAGAAACGGCGGTAGTTTTCCAGAACATTTTCATCGCTGTCTCCTCTTCCGAACCCGAGGTTCATGGAAGAAAACTCATTTTGACTGACTCCGCCGGCACGTGTGGAAAACGCATGTCGCACGAAGGAATATGTGGAAAACGACGGGAATGTAAGGTATTGCACCCCGCCGCTGTTATGAAGCTCCATATTTTTTGCATCGAATTGCATCGAACGGCCTCCCGAAAACAGATTGCCTTGATTGTATCACAGACCGCTTCCAAAGTCCATGCGGGAGGCCGAAGATGCACCCCGCAGAAGTCAGCGGTAGATCGTTACGAACTTGATGTTGAAGAAATCGCACACCAGAAGGTCGTCTGTCATGGCCTCCTGAAGAATGATGAAGTTTGCGCCAACAGCGAGAAGTTTTCCCGATTTTTCAAGGTAGGTGTTTGCTCCCACCAAAAACTCCACTTTCACGCGGTTGCCAATTTGAGTGCGGAGAAAACCGTTCAGGAACTGCACGCTGTCTGCTGCCATTCCCACGCCTTCCTCCTGGTCTGCCATCGGCATACCCGACCCGGGAAGACTGGGGCCGCCCTGCATCCCCTGCATCTGTTGCATTCCGGATGTTCCCTGATTCATCATCCCGGATGTGCCCTGGTTCATCATCCCGGATGTTCCTTGGTTCATTCCACCGATGTCTAAATTATTGATAAGCGGTGTAGGCTGTTGAGTAAGCCCCTGCGGAAGTCCGCTGGAGTGACTTGTTGTGTAAGTCGCTCGGAAATCTGAAGTCTGCATATTCATCTTATGAATCCTCCTAGGTTTTCGCGTATTTTTCAGTTGGAATATAGAAGCAGTGCTGACCGATTCGTGTCAGGAACTGACCTGTTTGGTTTGGCGGAAAATACTGAATACAAGACGGTTTGAAAGGATTGAAATAAAACAGCGAGTTCGCAACAGCGTTCAGCGTACCGTTGGCCATGGCCCAGTCTGCAATCTCATAATGAGTATCATTGGGGACCATGTTGTATATGTTTTGTGGATTATAGGCCCCTCCCACAACTTCTTTCATGCAGGTGAACTGACCGGCCTGGGTGATGATGGCACGCATATCTCCGCCTTTGCTGACGCGGAAAAACTCGCCGTAAGGCACATTGGTGCGGTTTACAATAACCGAAGCGACGGCCTGCATTCCGGTGTAGCCCTCGCCGTCTGCTTCGCACATCAGCAGCCGCGCCAAAAGTTCGCGAGTCGTGTATGGCATAAGATTCCCGTTCCTTTATCGAATTTGAAAGTTCTGCTGACATTACTATATGCAGCAGAAGGAAGTCCTGCACTCGAAAAAGAATCCTGAAAATGAAAAAAGCAGGCTGTAAAGCCTGCTTTCTTTGTGATTCTGTTAATTTTATTTGCCCGAACAAATCTCCCCGACAATGCGGCTGACGACTGCACCGTCGGCACGGCCCTTGACCTGCGGCATGAGTTCCTTCATGATGCGCCCGCGATCTTTCGGGGTAGGTGCCGTAATGCCGAGTGAAGCGAGAACGCTCTGAATCGTCTTGCGGATTTCCTCTTCGCTCATTTCTTTCGGGGCAAATTCCTCAAGAACGGAAAGCGCAAACCTGCTCTTGCTCAGAATATCTTCGCGGTCTTTCGGTGTGGTTTCCAAGGTTTCCTTCACTTGCTTGATTTCTTTGCGAACGACTTCGTTTTCCTCGGCTTCCGTCAGGTCTGCCTGCTTATCGATCTGTTTTGCCTTCAGCTGAGAGAGAAGCAGTGAAAGAACGTCTTTCCGCTGTTTGTCGCCGCTCTTCATAGCCTTTACCATTTCCGCACGTACTTCATAGATTTTCGACATACCTAAGCCTCCATATTTCAATCGAAAGTTTTCGTGAATAATTATGAGTTCTTGCTGGCAATGGTTACGGAAACCTTGTAGTTTCCGTAAATCCAGCACTTGGTGGAATTGCTGATTGTAAACGTAACCGGTGCTTCCGTCTGACCGGTGAAATTCTGCTTATCCGAAAGGTCAACACTGCCGATGACGCTGGTATCGGTCAGTTTTGCGAGTTCCTCCGGCGGTCCTACGGCGGTGACGGAAAGCCCCGTCGTGCGCACGGTGGCGTTCCGGTCGGTGCCCACATTCTTCACGTTGAAAACAGACGCCACAAGCTGCTTCGTTGCCATGTTGCTAAGATCCAACGTAACATGAGCGGTCGGCGAACTGCTGAGATTCTTGCAGGATGAGGGCAGCGTAATGTTTGCGTCAAACGAATTGTGTGTCGGGCTGATTAAGGAAAAATCAATTGGGTCAAGCGATATTGTGCCCATCATATTGTCAAGCACGGTTTTCGGCGCTGCGACGTCGATGGTGCTGGGCTGAATACTAATCTGGTCGGCACTGAGTGTCAGACCGGACGGTTTATTTGCAAAGGTCGCGGTAACCGTCATGGTCTTGCGCGGCAAAACGGGAATCGTGACGTCTACCTTTTCGGGGGTAACTGTCATGTTTCCTTTGTCCAGTTTATTGCCGTTCGCATCAAACAGCACAAGCGTCGCAGTAAACTGCAAGGAATCCGTCGGCGTGTTTGTCACCTCATATTGATACGCCACACGGTTCACCTGGTTGACTTCTTTTTCCGGACCGGCAATGGTGACGGTGTCGGAAGTCAGAACAGGGGAACCGACAAAATAAGAGGGGTCGGTTTTCAGCCCGCCTTTGTAGGTAATATCGCTTTCAATGTTGAATGTCTTTTCCCGGTAGCGGTCCACCATGAAGCTGACAACCTCCGGATCCGTGTGGTCCACCGTATACGCCGTACGCCCGAGGTTCGTTTCCGAATTCCGCACGGCAACCGGCAGCGAATAGTTTCCGGGGGTCGTGATGCTTGAGGCAGACGGAACATAGGCAACCAAGTCGGAAGCCTGTAGTTGAAATACGACCGCAGCATTTCCCTTCACATAAACCGAGGCGGTCGTGTTCGTCGGGCGGAAAACCTTCAATCCCTCGCTCTGCGCGGCATCGGAAAGCGTAATCTTCAGCGGGACACCTACAATCGCCCGCGGGTGATCTTCTGTGTTGGTGCAGGCCACAACGAACCATAGAACAATTGCCAACAGCACAGAAATCACAGCAACAAAGCGATTGTTGTAGAACAGGCGATTCCACTTAAAGCGTTTCTTAATTTTCGGCTGCTTGTCCTTTTTCATTGCTTTTTCCCCCTTCTGAATGAGGGAAAACGACTTTGCTTTTTCTCGTCCTTTTCCTCGGTGCTCTCCGCCAGCAAACGAGATTCAAGTTCACTTTGAAGCGTTTCCCGTGTGTAATTTCTAGTAATGACTCCGTTTGAAACAACAGAGATCTGGCCGGTTTCCTCGGAAACGACAACGATGACCGCATCGGAATTTTCGCTCATGCCGATTGCGGCACGGTGCCGCGTTCCGAGTTCAATCGCAACCCTGTCGCTCTTTGTCAGCGGAAGAATGCATCCAGCGGCATAGACCATGCCGTCGCGCAGAATCATGGCACCGTCGTGCAGAGGTGCCTTGTTGAAAAAGATATTGCAGATGAGCGGCACGCTCGGAAGGGCATTGATAATCGTTCCCGTGTCGATGATGTCACCGAGCTTTGTTTTCATTTCAAACACCATCAGGGCACCTGTCTTTTGTTTGGACATTTGGACTGCGGCTTCCACAACCGCATTGATGCAGAGGCGGTTCCTGCGGTAAATTTCCTCGGAAGTTCCGCCGCCCAGCCAAGATTTTCGGCCGAATTCGCTTCGCCCGATTTGTTCAAGCGCGCGCCGTATCTCCGGCTGAAAGACAATCATCACGAGAATCAGTGCATACTGAAACAGATACACCATGAGTGTCCTCATCATGGTCAGTTTCAGCAGAGTGGCAAGGCCCCACACTACCAGAAGAATGATTATGCCCTTGACCAGCTGCCCCGCGCGCGTTTCACGCACAAGCTTGATTGCGTTGTAAATGATGAAGGAAACGAGTATGATATCCAGTGCATCATTCCAACTGAACTGCCGGAGCATCTGGAGGAAGAGATGCCACGCCGCAATGATTTCATCCATACCTTTTTCCTTTCTTCCGCATATAACACTTAGTTTATTTTAACATATTTACTAGCACTTTCAATGCTTTGTCTGTCTTTTTTTGACTAAGATTCTTTTTACGGCATTCGCGGCGCCCTGAATATCCTGCATGGTCGTAAACGCAGACGGGCAGACCCTTACGGCTCCTGTCTCGATTGTTCCCATAAAGCGGTGAGCAGCGGGTGCGCAATGCAGTCCGGCACGAACCGCAACGCCTAACTCGTTCAGCTGACGGCCGACTATCTCGCTCTGCATTCCGCGGATGTTGAAGGACAGAACCGGAACATAGTATTTCGGGTCAGGCGCCGGAGTATAAAGCACAACGCCGTCCATCGCAGCCAGCTGGCGGTGCAGTTCACGCATCAAAGAGATTTCATGGTTAAAAATTCTTTGGATTCCGTGGCGGCGCACAAAACCGATTCCTGCCCTTAGGCCTGCAATTCCCGTCATATTCAGGGTTCCGCTCTCCATGCGTTCCGGCATGCCGGAAGGCTGCACAGGGTTGATAGATTCCGTGCCGGTTCCGCCCTCAATCAGCGTTGCGAGCGAGGAACCTTTCGCCGTAATGAGCATACCGGTCCCCATGGGGCCGTAAAGGCCTTTGTGCCCGGCTACGCAGAGGTAATCAATCTTGCTGTCCTGCAAGTCAATCGGCAGCAAACCGGCCGTCTGGGCACAGTCTACGGCAATCGGAATTTCATACTGATGCACAAGCGCGGCAATGCGCTCCACCGGCAGACGAATTCCCCACACATTCGATGCATGAGTGCAGATGACAAGCTTGGTATTTGGGCGCAGCGCTTTGCGGAACGAATTTACCGTACTGTCGTTGTCGCCGGGGTAAACACGAGCCTCGGTATAGGTTATGTCGAATGCTTTCAAAGCATGAAGCGGACGAATGACCGCATTGTGTTCCAAGCAGGAAATGACGACATGGTCACCCGGTTTCAGCAGCCCCTTAATCACATAGTTCATGGCATGCGTGCAGTTCAAAGTGAACGCCACGCATTCCGGGCCGGGTGCATGGAAAAATTCCGCCGCGTCGCTTCTGCAGCGGAAAATCTCTTCGGAAGAAGCCATTGCCAAGCTGTGGCCCGCTCTTCCCGGGTTCGCTCCGTACCGAACCAGTGCGTTCGCCACGGCTGCACGCACTTCACGCGGTTTCGGATAAGTAGTAGCAGCATTATCAAGGTAAATCATTCATCAGCCCTCCCACACGTCACGTCCAGCCACGGGTATTCCGGACTGGCGTAGAATCCGTTCTGCTTCATCTGTGCGAATCGGCACATAAAGTCCGTAGCCGCAGCCACGGCCGTCCGAATTATGATAAATCCTTTCGACACTTGAACGAATTCCGTAATGGGCAAGAAGTCTTTGCCCTTTCATCGCATAGGTGACTGATCCAATGAGAATCATAGGTCTTCCCACAGCAAATCCCCTCCGTTGGCGAACCGCCGATCAGAAGCCTGGACGAAAGGCCTGCTGCCCAGAAAACGGTGATGGAACGCCGATCCGAACAGAAAATGAGCCGGTCAGATCCTCATGGAAAAGAACCGGCGGTTCCTTTAGTAATACAGGATATGCTGTAGACCCCTGCTTTGCTTATAGCTGTTCCAGAAGGCAAACCGCGTGTGCTGCAATTCCCTCCTTGTTTCCGGTAAATCCGAGACCTTCTTCCGTGGTTGCCTTCACGCTGACGCTGTCGGCGGGCACGCCGCATACTCTTGCGATGTTATTCCGCATCTCCATAATATACGGTTTGAGCTTCGGTGCCTGTGCAATAATTGTCGCGTCGATGTTCCCCAAGCGCAGGTTCTTTTCGGCCAGCAGCGAGCAAACCTTCGCCAGCAGCTTCAGGCTGTCCGCACCGGCATAAGCCGGGTCATTGTCCGGGAAATGGGTTCCGATGTCGCCGAGCGCCGCGGCGCCGAGCAGGGCATCCATAATCGCGTGCGTGAGGACATCGGCATCCGAATGGCCCAGAAGCCCCTTTTCGGCTGGAATCTCAACGCCGCCGAGAATCAATTTTCTTCCCTCGGCAAACCGATGCACGTCATATCCATGACCGATTCTCATACCGATTCCTCCCTGCGCCGCAGAATGGTCTCTGCGGTGATGATATCGTCCTGCGTTGTCAGCTTGATATTCTCGTAGCTTCCGCGGCAGAGATGGACTCGAACGCCCATATGCTCGAGAAGCTGGCAGTCATCGGTGTAATCTGCGTTTTCCTCCTGCGCCCGGCGCATGGCGGCTTCATAATCGCTGCGGCGGAACACCTGCGGCGTCTGGACCGCCCAAAGGCAGCTGCGGTCCGGCGTGGAATCGATAAAGCCGGCGCTGTCCGTTATCTTAATGGTGTCCTTGACCGGAACGGCAAGGGCAGATGCGCCATGTTCACGCGCGTCCGCAACGCAGGCGTCAATCTCCTCCGGGCGGACAAGCGGACGGGCACCGTCGTGCACCGCCACAAGCTCCGCTTCGTGCGGAACAGCCGCAAGGCCCGCGGCGGCGGACTGCTGGCGTGTTTCCCCGCCGGGGACAATGGAGATGATTTTTTTCGCGTCGATTCCGCGTGCGATGATTCGCATTTGGTCAAGCTCCTCTTCCCGGCAGACGACGACGATTGAACCGATTTCGCCTGCCTTTTCGAACGCCAAAATCGTCCGAGCGACAGACGGCATTCCGAGAAGGGGAAAAAATTGTTTTCCAACAGAAAGATTCATTCTTGTGGAAGCGCCTGCGGCAAGAATTACCGCACAGCACTGATTTCCGTTACTCAAATTCATGGCTCCTAACTCTAAAAGACTGCTTGCTATTTCCTGATTATCAGGATATAGTAAAAGAAAAAAACGTAAGAAAATGGTGAAGAGGATGAAAAAAGATTATTTAGCAACACCGGAGCTGCCTGCAAAACGTGTTAGCGATTCTGAAATTGAGCAGGTGCAGCCCGTTTTTAAAGCTCATCTGAATTCGCAGAATCGTCTGTTCGGCGGGCAGCTCGTTGCATGGATTGACATTGTTGCCGGCGCTGTCGCACGCCGCCACTGCAACCGCAACGTTACAACCGCCGTCATCGACAGCCTGCAGTTCAAAGAACCCGTTTTCCCCGATGACGTCGTCGTTCTTTACGGACGAATGACCTATGTGGGCAAAACCTCCATGGAAGTTCGGGTCGACAGCTATGTGGAAGCCCTCGACGGCAACCGGAAACTTGTAAACACCGCATATCTTGTACTTGTGGCACTTGACGAAAACGGCAAGCCGACACCCGTGCCGCGGCTGATTTGCGAAACACCGGCCGAAAAAGCCGAGTGGGAAGCCGGTGAAAAACGCCGCCAGCTCCGCGAAAAACGGCGCTCCGAGATGTTTTAGTAGGCGTGTTTCAGTTTGCTGCGCACTCTTTGAAGGGCATTGTCCGCCGCCTTTTCGGTGACGGACATTTTTTCTGCAATCTCGCGGTAGCTGCAGCCGCTGAGATAAAGCCGGAGGGCTTTCTGCTCCATAGGTGTCAAAAGCTGCTCCAAGCGTTTCTGAAAAATTTCAAAGCTTTCTCGGTTGTCAACAAGGACCTGCGGGTCCGCGGAACAGTCCGCAGGAAAATCCGGCGCATCTTCCCCGCTGAGCGAAACGAAATTGCTCAGCGGACTGTTTTTCTTGCCCATCGCGGAACGGTAGGCCATGATGACGCGGTTTGAAATACAAACATCCGCGTAGGTGCGGAACGAGGCGCTGCGCTCCGGATTATAACTCTCCGCGGCAAGGAGAAGGCCCAAGAGGCCCTCTTGGCACAGATCCTCTGATTCCACACCGGCAGCATGGTAAGGGGAAACCTTTGCCCGAATAAAGGAGATGTAGCGCTCCGTCAGCTCGGCAAATGCCTCTGCGTTTCCTTCCTTAACGAGCGCCGCCAACTGCGCATCGTCGCAGGCTGTAAGACTGTCGATTCTGTGGGCGGACAAATCCATCACCCCCGGAAAATGCGATGATTTGAGTTTCATCATACTCTAACACCGGGCGTAAGTCAACCGCCCTCCTCGACGGGAATATTGCATTGAAACCCGTCGAAGATAGGAGTATAATGTCAAAAGAATATACGCAGGAGGAATTATCGGATGGTTTCTCACGTGTACAGCATGGGCCTGTATGGCATGGAGGCTTTTCCTGTGGAAGTGGAAGCCGACCTTTCGCAGGGGCTTCCGTCGTTCGAGGTGGTCGGCCTTCCCGGCACCGCGGTGAAAGAATCGCGCGACCGCGTGCGTTCCGCAATCAAAAACTGCGGGTATGAATTTCCCGTCAGCCGCATTACGGTGAATCTCGCGCCGGCTGACCAGAAAAAGGAAGGGCCGCTCTATGACCTGCCCGTGCTGATTGCACTGCTGAAAGCCAGCAAACAGCTCGACTGCGGCACCGACGACAGCGTCTTCATCGGCGAGCTTTCTCTGACAGGCGAAGTAAGAAGCGTCCGCGGTGTTCTTCCCATGGCCATTGAGGCAAAGAAGCGCGGCTTTCGGCGCATATTTGTTCCCTGCGACAATGCCGCGGAGGGTGCTGTTGTAAAGGGGCTGGACGTCTTTCCCGTCAAAAATCTTCCAGAGCTGCTCCGCCACCTGACAGGTGCCGAAGCCATTTCGCCGGCCTCTGCAAATGAAACGGAGAATCTTATCTCTCCCCCCGCTGCTGATTTCGCCGATGTGCGCGGCCAGCTGCAGGCGAAGCGCGCGCTCGAAATTGCGGCAGCCGGGGGGCATAATGTGCTCCTCGTCGGTTCGCCCGGCTCGGGAAAAAGCATGCTCGCCAAACGACTGCCGTCCATTCTGCCGGACATGACCTTTGAAGAAATGATTGAAACCACCAAAATTCATTCCATAGCGGGGGCGATTCCGCCCGGCGTTTCCCTAATCCGCACACGGCCGTTTCGTGCCCCCCATCACACCGTTTCGCCCGCCGGACTCTCCGGGGGAGGAAGTATTCCGCGCCCCGGCGAAATCTCGCTTGCGCACAACGGTGTTCTGTTTCTGGACGAGCTTCCCGAATTCTCCCGGGGAGCCATGGAAGTTCTCCGCCAGCCGATTGAAAATGGTATGGTGACAATCTCCCGCGCAGGCGGCACCGTTTCGTATCCCTGCTCCGTCATGCTCGTTGCCGCGATGAATCCGTGCCCGTGCGGTTATTTTGGACATCCGAAGCGCAGGTGCATCTGTTCGCCGCAGGCGGTGACGCGATACCTCTCCCGCGTTTCCGGCCCGCTGCTGGACCGGATTGACCTTCACATTGAGGTTCCTCCCGTGGAATTTG
This genomic interval carries:
- a CDS encoding polysaccharide deacetylase family protein, giving the protein MFVSFRISRTVLAVCTAVAVLICTGVAFAVNASAVDASAAPTDVPAGSIKLPVLMYHSMLKEQKRLGKYVISPDEFEGDLHYLKENGYQTVNVQDLIQYVKIGTPLPAKPIMLTFDDGYYNNYTYAYPLAKKYGAKIIIAPVGSYTDQFSKKDSGHPSYSYLTWDQITEMMSSGLVEFQNHSYNLHTTKGRLGAQKCWGEDFQAYKDILQNDVGKMQTELELNTGFRPTAFVYPFGAVSDCSDSILREMGFQATFTCLEKMNYITRDPDCLFSLGCFLRPSGISSEAYFRKIGLVSN
- a CDS encoding radical SAM protein → MIQEACTLCPRRCGARRTAESGSGRCGMGTDPVIARAALHFWEEPCISGTRGSGAVFFTGCPLGCVFCQNYSISTVKEVGKRVTPKELSEIFQKLEEQGAHNINLVTPTHFVPAILEALSIRKPSVPVVYNCGGYETLETLRMLEGYVDIYLPDFKYIQPELAASLSGAPDYPETAKAAILEMVRQTGPAVYDEAGMMQRGTVVRHLILPGHTKNSIAVLDWLAANLPDGVPVSVMAQYVPCGKAADFPPLGRRITAREYEKVQNRLFELGLDGYIQERESASKSFIPPFDLRGVT
- the pgeF gene encoding peptidoglycan editing factor PgeF — protein: MQFDAKNMELHNSGGVQYLTFPSFSTYSFVRHAFSTRAGGVSQNEFSSMNLGFGRGDSDENVLENYRRFCNAVGFNFNSLVSSAQDHHTNIRRVGKEHCGIGIWKPKDMQSVDGLITNEPGVTLVTHYADCVPIFLLDPVKHAVGLAHAGWRGTVARIASAAVEAMTREFGSRPQDMLAGIGPSIGPCCFEVDAPVRDAFAQLTDLNPQELIHDDGNGKFHIDLWETNRRILMRAGLKASSITVAEICTKCNSNLLFSHRATGGKRGGLAAFLALTEEAEA
- a CDS encoding cell wall hydrolase; the protein is MPYTTRELLARLLMCEADGEGYTGMQAVASVIVNRTNVPYGEFFRVSKGGDMRAIITQAGQFTCMKEVVGGAYNPQNIYNMVPNDTHYEIADWAMANGTLNAVANSLFYFNPFKPSCIQYFPPNQTGQFLTRIGQHCFYIPTEKYAKT
- a CDS encoding GatB/YqeY domain-containing protein, with protein sequence MSKIYEVRAEMVKAMKSGDKQRKDVLSLLLSQLKAKQIDKQADLTEAEENEVVRKEIKQVKETLETTPKDREDILSKSRFALSVLEEFAPKEMSEEEIRKTIQSVLASLGITAPTPKDRGRIMKELMPQVKGRADGAVVSRIVGEICSGK
- a CDS encoding CdaR family protein, coding for MKKDKQPKIKKRFKWNRLFYNNRFVAVISVLLAIVLWFVVACTNTEDHPRAIVGVPLKITLSDAAQSEGLKVFRPTNTTASVYVKGNAAVVFQLQASDLVAYVPSASSITTPGNYSLPVAVRNSETNLGRTAYTVDHTDPEVVSFMVDRYREKTFNIESDITYKGGLKTDPSYFVGSPVLTSDTVTIAGPEKEVNQVNRVAYQYEVTNTPTDSLQFTATLVLFDANGNKLDKGNMTVTPEKVDVTIPVLPRKTMTVTATFANKPSGLTLSADQISIQPSTIDVAAPKTVLDNMMGTISLDPIDFSLISPTHNSFDANITLPSSCKNLSSSPTAHVTLDLSNMATKQLVASVFNVKNVGTDRNATVRTTGLSVTAVGPPEELAKLTDTSVIGSVDLSDKQNFTGQTEAPVTFTISNSTKCWIYGNYKVSVTIASKNS
- the cdaA gene encoding diadenylate cyclase CdaA — translated: MDEIIAAWHLFLQMLRQFSWNDALDIILVSFIIYNAIKLVRETRAGQLVKGIIILLVVWGLATLLKLTMMRTLMVYLFQYALILVMIVFQPEIRRALEQIGRSEFGRKSWLGGGTSEEIYRRNRLCINAVVEAAVQMSKQKTGALMVFEMKTKLGDIIDTGTIINALPSVPLICNIFFNKAPLHDGAMILRDGMVYAAGCILPLTKSDRVAIELGTRHRAAIGMSENSDAVIVVVSEETGQISVVSNGVITRNYTRETLQSELESRLLAESTEEKDEKKQSRFPSFRRGKKQ
- a CDS encoding aminotransferase class V-fold PLP-dependent enzyme gives rise to the protein MIYLDNAATTYPKPREVRAAVANALVRYGANPGRAGHSLAMASSEEIFRCRSDAAEFFHAPGPECVAFTLNCTHAMNYVIKGLLKPGDHVVISCLEHNAVIRPLHALKAFDITYTEARVYPGDNDSTVNSFRKALRPNTKLVICTHASNVWGIRLPVERIAALVHQYEIPIAVDCAQTAGLLPIDLQDSKIDYLCVAGHKGLYGPMGTGMLITAKGSSLATLIEGGTGTESINPVQPSGMPERMESGTLNMTGIAGLRAGIGFVRRHGIQRIFNHEISLMRELHRQLAAMDGVVLYTPAPDPKYYVPVLSFNIRGMQSEIVGRQLNELGVAVRAGLHCAPAAHRFMGTIETGAVRVCPSAFTTMQDIQGAANAVKRILVKKRQTKH
- a CDS encoding putative Se/S carrier-like protein → MGRPMILIGSVTYAMKGQRLLAHYGIRSSVERIYHNSDGRGCGYGLYVPIRTDEAERILRQSGIPVAGRDVWEG
- the ispF gene encoding 2-C-methyl-D-erythritol 2,4-cyclodiphosphate synthase, encoding MRIGHGYDVHRFAEGRKLILGGVEIPAEKGLLGHSDADVLTHAIMDALLGAAALGDIGTHFPDNDPAYAGADSLKLLAKVCSLLAEKNLRLGNIDATIIAQAPKLKPYIMEMRNNIARVCGVPADSVSVKATTEEGLGFTGNKEGIAAHAVCLLEQL